A window of the Bacillus andreraoultii genome harbors these coding sequences:
- a CDS encoding ABC transporter ATP-binding protein, giving the protein MKKPVIEFKNFYFKYDSQKKPSVKNINLTIYEGEKVLIVGPSGSGKSTIGHCINGLIPFSYKGDIQGSLKILGQDTQELNIFSLSKMVGTVLQDPDGQFIGLSVGEDIAFALENDCRPQLEMVGTVKEVATMVDMDNYLDASVHHLSGGQKQRVSLAGVMVDQVDILLFDEPLANLDPATGKHAIHLIDQIQKETNTTVVIIEHRLEDVLYRHVDRIIVVDGGEIIADGDPNKLLSTDTLEQVKIREPLYLKAVKYAGGTVTARSYPADFSRFHTDLFRESIKQWYDEVEIREVPLDTEPILELKNIAFGYSPEKETIHDISFSIKKGEMVSVVGKNGAGKSTISKLICGFEKPTSGNILFAGQDITDETIAERSLKIGMVLQNPNHMISKHMIVDEVALGLVARGLSEEEMKERVEEALKICGLYPYRNWPISALSFGQKKRVTIASILVLQPDLIILDEPTAGQDYRHYTDIMEFLVELNRKGYTIIMITHDMHLMLEYTDRAIVLCDGKKIAEGRSIDILSDGQLIEQANLKETSLFELAERVGFSNPIKFVERFIAFDRGVREHGE; this is encoded by the coding sequence ATGAAAAAACCAGTAATTGAATTCAAAAACTTCTATTTCAAATACGATAGTCAAAAGAAACCGTCCGTAAAAAATATTAATCTGACAATCTATGAAGGGGAAAAAGTGTTAATCGTTGGGCCGTCCGGATCTGGAAAAAGCACCATTGGTCATTGTATCAATGGGCTTATTCCATTTTCTTACAAGGGAGACATCCAAGGCTCGCTAAAAATTTTAGGACAGGATACGCAAGAGCTAAATATCTTTTCGCTATCTAAAATGGTCGGAACGGTATTACAAGACCCGGATGGCCAGTTTATTGGTTTATCCGTAGGGGAAGACATCGCCTTTGCTCTCGAAAATGATTGTAGACCACAACTAGAAATGGTGGGCACTGTTAAAGAAGTTGCGACTATGGTTGATATGGACAATTACCTTGATGCTTCTGTTCATCACTTATCTGGAGGACAGAAGCAGCGGGTTTCCTTAGCAGGTGTGATGGTTGATCAAGTGGATATTCTTCTTTTTGACGAACCGTTAGCAAATTTGGACCCAGCAACAGGAAAACATGCAATCCATTTAATTGATCAAATTCAAAAAGAGACGAACACAACAGTTGTTATAATCGAACATCGGTTAGAAGATGTCCTTTACCGCCATGTCGACCGGATTATCGTTGTGGACGGAGGAGAAATTATTGCGGATGGAGATCCGAATAAATTGTTATCAACAGATACGTTAGAGCAAGTGAAAATTCGTGAACCGCTTTATTTGAAGGCAGTAAAATATGCTGGAGGAACAGTCACAGCTAGAAGTTACCCAGCCGATTTTTCCCGCTTTCACACAGATCTTTTTCGTGAATCTATAAAACAATGGTATGACGAAGTAGAGATACGAGAGGTGCCGCTTGATACAGAGCCAATTCTGGAGCTAAAAAATATTGCGTTCGGCTACTCTCCTGAAAAGGAGACGATTCATGATATTTCTTTTTCTATCAAAAAAGGGGAAATGGTGAGCGTTGTTGGAAAAAATGGTGCGGGTAAATCGACCATTTCAAAACTCATTTGTGGCTTTGAAAAACCAACCTCAGGGAATATTCTATTTGCAGGGCAAGATATTACAGATGAGACGATTGCTGAGCGGTCTTTAAAAATAGGGATGGTGTTACAAAATCCAAACCATATGATTTCAAAACATATGATCGTTGATGAAGTAGCGCTGGGGCTTGTTGCACGTGGACTATCTGAAGAGGAAATGAAGGAGCGGGTGGAGGAAGCACTGAAGATTTGTGGTCTTTATCCATACCGGAATTGGCCGATTTCTGCGCTAAGTTTTGGGCAAAAGAAACGGGTGACCATAGCGTCTATTCTTGTTTTGCAACCAGATCTCATTATATTGGATGAACCGACTGCCGGACAAGATTATCGCCATTATACAGATATTATGGAGTTTTTAGTTGAATTGAATCGAAAGGGCTACACAATCATAATGATTACCCATGATATGCATTTAATGTTGGAGTATACAGACCGGGCGATTGTGTTGTGTGATGGAAAAAAGATTGCTGAGGGGCGTAGTATTGATATTTTATCGGATGGACAATTAATCGAACAGGCGAATTTGAAGGAGACTTCATTATTTGAGTTAGCGGAACGTGTTGGCTTTTCCAATCCTATTAAGTTTGTTGAACGGTTTATTGCCTTTGATCGTGGGGTGAGAGAGCATGGCGAATGA
- a CDS encoding SAM hydrolase/SAM-dependent halogenase family protein gives MSECLVIQTDFGVSDGAVAAMYGVAISVSKDLRIFDLTHDIPQYNIWDASYRLFQTISYWPENTVFISVVDPGVGSERKSIVVKTKSNHYIVTPDNGTVTHIQKFIGIDEVREIDETVNRLPNSGHSYTFHGRDVYAYTGARLASGKIHFQDVGPVLNPTDLVQLPLTEAVFEQGIISGTIDVLDIRFGNLWTNISRELFLQLDVKYGNTFEVTIENSTRQVYKNIMTFGRSFADSHLGEPLLFVNSLDNIGVAINQGSFANAYHVESGLNWKIHIRKVVDISYN, from the coding sequence ATGTCAGAATGTTTAGTAATTCAAACGGATTTTGGTGTTAGTGATGGTGCAGTAGCGGCAATGTATGGTGTGGCTATTAGTGTGAGTAAAGATTTACGAATTTTTGATTTGACCCATGATATTCCCCAATACAATATTTGGGATGCATCCTATCGATTATTTCAGACGATTTCGTATTGGCCTGAAAATACGGTGTTTATTTCCGTTGTTGATCCAGGAGTTGGTTCAGAGCGGAAAAGTATTGTAGTGAAAACGAAGAGTAATCACTATATTGTCACTCCAGATAACGGAACCGTTACACATATTCAAAAATTTATTGGAATTGATGAAGTGAGAGAAATCGATGAAACGGTGAATCGTCTACCGAATTCCGGACATTCTTATACATTTCATGGCCGCGACGTTTATGCATATACCGGAGCAAGATTAGCATCAGGGAAAATTCATTTTCAAGATGTAGGTCCTGTTTTAAATCCCACTGACTTAGTTCAGTTACCATTAACAGAAGCTGTCTTCGAGCAAGGAATCATTAGTGGAACAATTGATGTTCTCGATATCCGATTTGGGAACCTATGGACGAATATTAGTCGGGAGTTATTCTTACAATTAGATGTAAAATACGGGAATACATTTGAAGTGACGATTGAAAATTCTACTCGTCAAGTGTATAAAAACATTATGACATTTGGTCGTTCGTTTGCGGACAGTCATTTAGGGGAGCCATTGCTTTTTGTAAACTCATTGGACAATATCGGTGTTGCGATTAACCAAGGCTCTTTTGCGAATGCATATCATGTTGAATCTGGACTGAATTGGAAAATTCATATTCGGAAAGTAGTTGATATTAGTTATAATTGA
- a CDS encoding SEC-C metal-binding domain-containing protein translates to MNIVMDKPINKDTKTLIDKENKKLWTDTTLPLSLHDGLSKLTKNELDTIRKKLHIPNASGLNKGQLINVLADKIPLFIREAYFYLTSDQYALIKKIMKNGGTISASPLKIEQIKFFQSLGLFFTGVHNGEKIFIIPTELMDSIAAVNNDEEVKTTIRKNTEWIYLTHALTYYYGAVEVEFLRSELEKHRNESLNIHEYMEQTRLAIDYYNYFWVDDDGVYTHYRLKKANDVLAEQRRRNTIDYYSFTKEELLKAGAPNFIESSTAFKRLVDFLVKKMGMAQNEADMLAMDCVYAVKAGTQLGEIVQFLQSKVELDTIALLTECSDILVQLTNQTKQWVLKGHAPVELSKQSINEQNYREPQYRTGGNRRLNVNSHTAKSTIVKGKKIGRNEPCPCGSGKKYKKCCGR, encoded by the coding sequence TTGAATATAGTTATGGACAAACCAATCAATAAAGATACAAAAACGTTAATAGATAAAGAGAATAAGAAGTTATGGACAGATACAACTCTACCTCTATCACTTCATGATGGTCTATCAAAGTTAACAAAAAATGAACTCGATACGATTCGAAAAAAATTACATATACCAAATGCAAGCGGATTAAATAAAGGACAATTGATTAATGTATTGGCGGACAAGATTCCTTTATTTATTAGGGAAGCATACTTTTACTTAACAAGTGATCAATATGCCCTTATTAAAAAAATCATGAAAAATGGCGGAACAATCTCGGCATCCCCTTTGAAAATTGAGCAAATTAAGTTTTTTCAATCGCTCGGACTATTTTTCACAGGCGTACATAATGGCGAGAAAATTTTCATCATCCCAACAGAATTGATGGACTCAATTGCTGCCGTAAACAATGATGAAGAAGTAAAAACTACCATCAGAAAAAATACCGAGTGGATCTACCTTACTCACGCACTAACATACTATTACGGAGCCGTCGAAGTTGAATTTTTAAGAAGTGAATTAGAAAAACACCGAAATGAATCACTAAATATTCATGAGTATATGGAGCAAACACGTCTTGCAATAGATTATTACAACTATTTTTGGGTAGATGACGATGGCGTGTATACACATTACCGGTTAAAAAAAGCGAATGATGTTTTAGCCGAACAGAGACGTCGAAATACAATTGACTATTACTCTTTTACAAAAGAAGAACTTCTAAAAGCTGGAGCGCCTAATTTTATTGAAAGTTCAACGGCTTTTAAACGTTTGGTAGATTTTTTAGTAAAGAAAATGGGAATGGCCCAAAACGAAGCGGACATGCTTGCAATGGATTGTGTTTATGCAGTAAAAGCAGGAACACAATTAGGAGAAATCGTTCAGTTTTTACAAAGCAAAGTTGAACTGGATACGATTGCATTATTAACAGAGTGCTCAGATATCCTCGTTCAGTTAACTAATCAAACGAAACAATGGGTTTTAAAAGGACACGCACCAGTGGAATTAAGCAAACAATCGATAAATGAGCAAAATTACCGAGAACCGCAGTATCGTACGGGGGGAAATCGACGTTTAAACGTGAATAGTCATACGGCGAAAAGTACGATTGTCAAGGGTAAAAAAATCGGTCGAAATGAACCATGCCCATGCGGAAGTGGAAAAAAATATAAAAAATGTTGTGGAAGGTAG
- a CDS encoding sodium:solute symporter family protein, with amino-acid sequence MNVDGFWILILAIGYTITLIIAGQFAKRKSTKAGNYFVAGRNFNRWIVAFCITGLFSGSTYISILELSYLSGISAIWYGVSEMAQIFIIAFLIIGPFRKKMLVTVTSLIGEKFGRIALGISSLITAFAFPMWSVATAIAFASAIHVFTGLSLTFSVAITAILLFIYLQGGGMWSIAFTQTINMILFITMFIIGVVAFFINPGFHGLKIYALENPIMFDLNSVGLQVIVAWFGTFFVNIILAQAAFQMALSSKTPEESQKGMIIAGFLAIPFILCGVLFGIAAAIVVPDAQKGLVAIPQYLMTVLPAPFVGLFFLGVWACALGWGAPCQFSGATSLGRDFGRAVNPQATESQLINYTKWSLLLLTVLMVGFGMLRTEQSAWWNVFAWTIRNGATFAPVIAALFWPVVTRKAVVASLLTGFSSGLLWYHLGGWQPNDFFINIHPVWVGSTINIITIILVTLADKKAKWFLQTGKNAKFGYLAFISSIIFTGLNVIFFDTFYNNGLSGLFIFIAVISYYISIIRFIRPVEEKTHEVSMIQHI; translated from the coding sequence ATGAATGTTGATGGATTTTGGATACTAATCCTTGCTATTGGTTATACGATAACACTCATTATTGCTGGTCAATTTGCGAAAAGAAAGTCTACAAAGGCTGGAAATTATTTTGTTGCAGGAAGAAACTTTAATCGCTGGATTGTAGCTTTCTGTATAACCGGTTTGTTTTCTGGTTCTACCTATATTTCAATACTAGAACTGTCTTATTTATCGGGGATATCCGCCATATGGTATGGTGTTAGCGAAATGGCACAAATTTTTATTATTGCCTTTCTCATTATTGGTCCGTTTCGAAAAAAGATGCTTGTTACTGTAACGAGTTTAATTGGGGAAAAATTTGGTCGAATTGCACTTGGAATATCAAGTCTCATCACTGCTTTTGCTTTTCCAATGTGGTCTGTCGCTACAGCAATTGCCTTTGCATCCGCCATCCATGTTTTTACAGGTTTATCTCTTACTTTTTCAGTTGCCATCACTGCCATTCTATTATTTATCTACTTACAAGGTGGTGGAATGTGGTCCATTGCTTTTACACAAACTATTAATATGATTCTCTTTATAACCATGTTTATTATCGGTGTCGTCGCGTTTTTTATTAACCCAGGGTTCCATGGACTTAAAATATACGCTCTTGAAAATCCAATTATGTTTGACTTGAATAGTGTTGGTTTACAAGTAATTGTCGCTTGGTTTGGTACGTTCTTTGTCAATATTATCCTTGCACAAGCCGCTTTTCAAATGGCATTATCCTCGAAAACTCCAGAGGAAAGTCAGAAAGGAATGATCATTGCAGGGTTTCTAGCTATTCCATTTATTTTATGTGGCGTCTTATTTGGAATCGCCGCTGCAATTGTTGTCCCGGATGCACAAAAAGGGTTAGTTGCCATTCCACAGTATTTAATGACTGTTTTACCTGCTCCATTTGTCGGGTTATTTTTCCTAGGTGTATGGGCATGTGCACTCGGATGGGGAGCTCCTTGCCAATTTTCTGGTGCCACAAGCCTTGGGCGCGACTTTGGGCGTGCAGTCAATCCACAAGCAACCGAGTCTCAGCTAATTAACTATACAAAGTGGTCTTTACTTCTTTTAACGGTACTCATGGTTGGTTTCGGTATGCTGCGAACAGAACAATCAGCATGGTGGAATGTGTTTGCATGGACGATACGTAATGGAGCAACTTTTGCACCAGTCATTGCTGCTCTTTTTTGGCCAGTTGTCACGAGAAAAGCAGTGGTTGCTTCATTACTAACCGGATTTTCTAGTGGTCTACTTTGGTATCATCTTGGCGGATGGCAGCCAAATGATTTTTTCATCAATATTCATCCAGTCTGGGTAGGCAGTACAATAAATATTATTACAATCATTCTCGTAACTTTAGCTGATAAGAAGGCCAAATGGTTTTTACAAACGGGAAAAAATGCGAAATTTGGCTATCTCGCATTCATCTCAAGTATCATTTTCACAGGGTTAAATGTTATCTTCTTTGACACCTTTTATAATAACGGGTTAAGCGGGTTATTCATCTTTATCGCGGTAATCAGTTACTATATTTCTATCATTAGATTCATTAGACCGGTGGAAGAAAAAACACATGAAGTATCCATGATCCAACATATTTAG
- a CDS encoding dicarboxylate/amino acid:cation symporter, with protein MAKLLKNYRSTVILLFAIIIGGIAGIIFGQDTAVVKPFGDLFLNLMFMMIVPLVFFSVASAIANIGEMKRLGKIMGAILLVFFATAMISAIIGFIGIRVYDPLKGVDTSAIMNMMKTPDASQSTEDLSILDQLVKTFTVSDFSLLFSKSNMLQLIVFSILFGLATAMVGEKGKPLATLLSSGTAIMMNVVKIVMYYAPIGLGCYFATIIGELGPQILSGYARVFVLYIGITILYFFGFFTLYAFIAGGKNGIRIFWKNAVTPSVTAIATCSSAACIPVNLAAVKDMGVPNDIAETIVPLGANTHKDGSVFGGVFKIVFLFLLFGKDMTSMSSILSIIGVAFLVGAVMGAIPSGGMIGEMLILSVFGFPPEVLPVIAVISTIIDAPATLLNSTGNTVCGMLVARLIEGKDWLKKSVTVKV; from the coding sequence TTGGCGAAGTTGTTAAAAAATTATAGATCCACAGTGATTCTTCTTTTCGCCATTATTATTGGTGGGATTGCAGGGATTATTTTTGGACAAGATACAGCAGTCGTAAAGCCTTTTGGGGATTTATTTTTAAATTTAATGTTTATGATGATTGTACCACTCGTATTCTTTAGTGTAGCTTCAGCGATTGCCAATATTGGTGAAATGAAGCGGCTAGGGAAAATTATGGGTGCAATTTTGCTTGTCTTTTTTGCAACGGCCATGATTTCAGCAATTATAGGATTTATCGGAATTCGAGTTTATGACCCGTTAAAAGGTGTTGATACATCAGCGATAATGAATATGATGAAAACGCCTGATGCTAGTCAATCGACTGAAGATTTATCGATACTTGATCAATTAGTGAAAACTTTCACTGTTTCTGACTTTTCATTACTATTTTCGAAAAGTAATATGCTTCAGTTAATTGTATTTTCCATTCTTTTTGGGTTAGCAACAGCAATGGTGGGTGAAAAGGGAAAACCACTTGCCACATTGTTATCTTCAGGTACAGCAATTATGATGAATGTTGTAAAAATTGTTATGTACTATGCACCAATTGGGTTAGGATGTTATTTTGCAACGATTATTGGTGAATTAGGTCCACAAATTTTAAGTGGGTATGCGAGGGTATTTGTGCTTTATATTGGAATAACGATTTTGTACTTCTTTGGGTTCTTCACACTATATGCGTTTATTGCTGGTGGGAAAAACGGAATTCGCATCTTTTGGAAAAATGCGGTTACCCCATCTGTCACAGCGATTGCAACTTGTTCGAGTGCAGCCTGTATTCCTGTTAACCTCGCTGCCGTAAAAGATATGGGTGTACCAAATGATATTGCTGAGACAATTGTTCCACTAGGTGCGAATACACATAAAGATGGATCTGTGTTTGGCGGTGTCTTTAAAATTGTTTTCTTATTCCTTTTATTTGGAAAAGATATGACAAGTATGTCGAGTATTTTAAGCATTATCGGTGTTGCATTCCTCGTCGGTGCGGTTATGGGGGCAATTCCGAGTGGTGGGATGATCGGTGAAATGTTAATTTTAAGTGTGTTCGGTTTTCCACCTGAAGTTCTTCCAGTTATTGCTGTTATTAGTACGATTATTGATGCACCAGCTACTTTACTAAACTCAACTGGAAACACTGTTTGTGGCATGTTGGTCGCTCGTCTTATTGAAGGAAAAGACTGGTTGAAAAAGAGTGTAACAGTGAAGGTTTGA
- a CDS encoding ECF-type riboflavin transporter substrate-binding protein: protein MKKQTLSVRTIVAIGIGAAVFVILGRFSSIPTGIPNTNIEVTYAFLALMAVIFGPVAGGLIGLIGHALKDLIFYGSIWWSWVVVSLFVGFVFGLVSKKIDIESGVFNKKKIASFNVVQVIAQAIGWFAIAPTLDILIYAEPANKVYLQGISIGISNMVVVGVLGTLLLALYAKTRTKKGSLDIDA from the coding sequence ATGAAAAAACAAACTTTGTCTGTTCGTACGATTGTTGCCATCGGTATTGGCGCGGCTGTATTCGTAATTTTAGGTCGGTTTTCATCAATACCGACCGGGATTCCAAACACGAATATTGAAGTAACCTATGCATTTTTAGCATTAATGGCTGTCATTTTCGGGCCTGTGGCAGGGGGACTTATTGGTCTCATCGGGCATGCCTTAAAAGATTTAATATTCTACGGGTCAATTTGGTGGAGCTGGGTTGTAGTTAGTTTATTTGTTGGTTTTGTGTTTGGACTTGTTTCGAAAAAGATCGACATCGAATCAGGTGTATTTAATAAGAAAAAAATCGCCTCATTTAATGTTGTTCAAGTCATTGCTCAAGCAATCGGTTGGTTCGCCATAGCCCCAACGTTAGACATTTTAATTTATGCAGAGCCGGCAAATAAAGTATACTTACAAGGTATAAGCATTGGTATTTCAAATATGGTAGTTGTCGGAGTGTTAGGTACTCTACTACTTGCTCTTTACGCAAAAACACGTACGAAAAAAGGGAGCCTAGATATTGATGCATAA
- a CDS encoding VanZ family protein, which translates to MIVLFVLWMIVIFIGTCTANVDALLYHGEIHFNFTSRPDWSHIYLMYPVQEVSRFEFSGHFVMFFIFAWLLIGLGVNKGQVLLTGLLYAILTEFVQLFFGRGADIYDVLADLTGISVALFMLWMQEWGKRLEAGNERKVG; encoded by the coding sequence ATGATTGTATTATTCGTATTATGGATGATTGTTATTTTTATAGGAACGTGTACGGCAAATGTTGATGCTTTACTATATCATGGTGAGATTCATTTCAATTTTACGTCAAGACCAGATTGGAGTCATATTTATCTGATGTATCCAGTTCAGGAAGTTAGCCGATTCGAGTTTTCCGGACACTTCGTCATGTTTTTTATATTTGCCTGGTTATTAATTGGTTTAGGAGTAAATAAGGGGCAAGTGCTTCTAACTGGGCTTTTGTATGCGATACTTACAGAATTTGTTCAGCTCTTTTTTGGACGTGGGGCCGATATATATGATGTGTTAGCAGATTTAACCGGTATTTCCGTTGCACTTTTTATGTTGTGGATGCAAGAATGGGGGAAGCGATTGGAAGCAGGAAACGAACGGAAGGTGGGGTAA
- a CDS encoding OsmC family protein codes for MKAKLQWNNDISFSGITSTGYEIKIDGSEEMGGKNAGSRPMEILLYSLAGCTGIYFISILQKMRLKPTNFFIELNGHRAEIEPKPFTKIDIHYILEGNVPKGKLERAITLTHEKYCSVAHTLHSTFAISYTLNGENKVAYL; via the coding sequence ATGAAAGCAAAATTACAATGGAATAACGATATTTCTTTTTCTGGTATAACATCAACCGGATATGAAATAAAAATCGACGGCTCAGAAGAAATGGGTGGCAAAAACGCGGGTAGCCGACCAATGGAGATACTTTTATATTCACTTGCTGGCTGTACAGGGATTTATTTCATATCAATATTACAAAAAATGCGTCTGAAACCAACTAACTTTTTCATTGAGTTAAATGGTCATCGGGCAGAAATCGAACCAAAACCATTCACGAAGATTGATATTCACTATATATTAGAAGGCAATGTACCAAAGGGAAAGCTAGAGCGGGCAATTACACTTACTCATGAAAAATATTGCTCTGTTGCACATACGCTTCATTCGACCTTTGCAATTAGTTATACATTAAATGGAGAAAACAAAGTAGCGTATTTATAA
- a CDS encoding HAD family hydrolase: protein MGNVQFVIFDMDGLLFDTERLYYRSFQKAAKKLGYEFPFEHYLKVVGVTDDEGKKILAEIYGEDSLILYAFDHYHGELNDIITEEGLSLKPGVEKLLDMLDEKGIHKCIASSSSLEVIRKYTEYAQIADRFDFFISGTEVEHGKPSPDIFLEALKRGGVTGEFALVLEDSFHGLQAAASANIRCIIVPDLIEPTEEMKRQAFRICRDLGEVAEMIKEG from the coding sequence ATGGGTAACGTACAATTCGTAATTTTTGATATGGATGGTCTTTTATTTGATACAGAACGTTTGTATTATCGTTCTTTTCAAAAGGCTGCGAAAAAACTCGGCTATGAATTTCCATTTGAACATTATTTAAAAGTAGTCGGTGTCACCGATGACGAAGGGAAAAAAATTTTAGCTGAAATTTACGGGGAAGACTCCCTTATTTTATATGCCTTTGATCATTATCATGGTGAGCTTAATGACATTATTACAGAAGAAGGACTTTCGTTAAAACCAGGGGTAGAAAAATTACTAGACATGTTGGATGAGAAGGGTATCCATAAATGCATTGCCTCTTCAAGTTCACTAGAAGTCATTCGAAAATATACGGAGTACGCTCAAATCGCGGACCGTTTTGATTTTTTTATTAGTGGAACAGAAGTAGAACACGGCAAGCCGAGTCCAGATATTTTCTTAGAAGCGTTAAAACGTGGAGGTGTAACGGGGGAATTCGCACTCGTATTAGAAGACTCATTTCACGGGTTACAAGCAGCCGCCTCTGCCAATATTCGCTGTATTATCGTTCCTGACTTAATTGAGCCAACCGAAGAAATGAAACGCCAAGCATTTCGAATTTGTCGCGATTTAGGCGAAGTGGCCGAGATGATTAAAGAGGGGTAG
- a CDS encoding energy-coupling factor transporter transmembrane component T family protein yields MANEMLSYIQRTSAIHQLTGATKLICFLLWSFAAMLTYDTRILLFLFVLSIIIFYISKIKLRDIFVVLVFILVFLLINNIAIYIFSPQEGVKIYGSSHVLFEIGGRYNVTLEQLFYQLNITLKYFTVIPAALLFIVTTHPSEFAASLNRIGVSYRIAYSVSLALRYIPDVQRDFRNIAKAQQARGLDMSKKASLGKRIKNASFILAPLILSSLDKIEVISNAMELRGFGKKKKRTWYNARPFQRRDYMAIALFVVILAVTMFVMVQNGSRFYNPWTPISKRSIIWGIV; encoded by the coding sequence ATGGCGAATGAGATGTTGTCCTATATTCAACGGACGTCTGCGATTCACCAATTAACAGGTGCGACGAAGTTAATTTGCTTTTTATTATGGTCGTTTGCTGCAATGCTTACCTATGACACTCGGATTCTCTTATTCTTGTTTGTTTTAAGTATCATCATTTTTTATATTTCTAAAATAAAGTTGCGTGACATTTTTGTTGTTCTTGTATTTATTCTCGTTTTCTTACTCATTAATAATATTGCTATCTATATTTTTTCGCCACAAGAAGGTGTGAAAATTTATGGATCTAGTCATGTTCTGTTCGAAATTGGTGGGAGATACAATGTTACTTTGGAACAACTCTTTTACCAACTGAATATAACGTTAAAATATTTTACTGTTATTCCTGCGGCTTTACTATTTATTGTGACGACTCATCCGAGTGAATTTGCGGCTTCACTGAATCGAATTGGTGTTAGTTATCGGATTGCCTATTCGGTGTCGCTTGCACTTCGGTATATTCCTGACGTGCAAAGGGATTTTCGAAATATAGCGAAGGCACAACAAGCACGCGGATTAGATATGTCCAAAAAAGCTTCCCTTGGTAAACGAATCAAAAACGCATCATTCATTTTGGCTCCACTAATTTTGTCTAGTTTAGATAAAATTGAGGTTATTAGTAATGCGATGGAACTGCGCGGTTTTGGGAAAAAGAAAAAACGCACTTGGTATAATGCAAGGCCTTTTCAACGGAGAGACTATATGGCGATTGCGCTTTTTGTTGTTATTCTAGCCGTGACTATGTTTGTTATGGTTCAAAATGGGAGCCGCTTTTATAATCCGTGGACTCCAATTAGTAAAAGGTCGATCATTTGGGGGATCGTTTAA